CGGATCTTCTCCACGCGCGATCAGCGGCGCCGCTTCGTCCTCTCGTACACCCCCACCCCGCTGAACGCCCGGGAGGACATGACCGAACGGGTCGTCGCAGCGCTTACGGGCGCATGACCGCCGCCAGGGCTTGTCGTTCAGTCGACGTGGGCGGCGATGGCCCGCGCGCACTCCAGGGATTCGGTGCGCGTCGTGTCCACTTCCATGTCGTAGAGCACGCCGCGGTGGACCATCTCGGCCTGGGAGGCGGCCATCCCTGCGATCCGGTCGCCCCGCGCCGTCTCCCGGCCCGCGGCGACCGCGCTGTCACAGCGGACGCCGACCCACAGCACCCCCAGATCACCGAGTGCCTTCTGCCACCGGGCCTGGGACGCCGCACCGCCGAGGAAGACCTCGTCGACCACGACCCGGGCTCCGGCACGGGCCATCGCCGCGATCCCCTCGATCCACGCCGCTTCCAGCGTCCGGAATTCGGGGCCGACGGTGACCTCGCCGTCCGCGGCGAACTCGATTCCCTCCGACGCGGTCCGCATGGACGCGGGCATCGCGTCGACCAGCGTGTCGCAGCCGAAGGCCAGCCACGGATCCGGCAGCACCGCCTGCAGGCACCGCACGATGCCGGACTTCCCGGAGCTGGACCCGCCGTTGAGAACGATCACTTGAGTCGTCACCGCGCCACAGTAAGAGCATCGCGGCACCGCGGGAAACGGATTTCGACGGCCCCGGTCGGGATACGTGGACGGTGTCCGGGTCAGCCCGTGGCGTCGTACGGGCTGATGCGGCGGTACGCGGCGCGCGCGTGCAGCACGCGTCCCGCCGTCGTGCCGACAAGAGCCGCGGCCAGCAGGCACGTGATCCACTGGGGATCGCGGTGCCCGGCCCAGGAGATCTC
This Streptomyces sp. NBC_01283 DNA region includes the following protein-coding sequences:
- the cpt gene encoding chloramphenicol phosphotransferase CPT, with translation MTTQVIVLNGGSSSGKSGIVRCLQAVLPDPWLAFGCDTLVDAMPASMRTASEGIEFAADGEVTVGPEFRTLEAAWIEGIAAMARAGARVVVDEVFLGGAASQARWQKALGDLGVLWVGVRCDSAVAAGRETARGDRIAGMAASQAEMVHRGVLYDMEVDTTRTESLECARAIAAHVD